Proteins encoded together in one Apis cerana isolate GH-2021 linkage group LG4, AcerK_1.0, whole genome shotgun sequence window:
- the LOC108003564 gene encoding protein lap4 isoform X16, with translation MFRCIPIFKGCNRQVEYIDKRHCSLPCVPDDILRYSRSLEELLLDANHIRDLPKNFFRLQKLRKLGLSDNEIHRLPPDIQNFENLVELDVSRNDIPDIPENIKNLRALQVADFSSNPIPRLPAGFVQLRNLTVLGLNDMSLTNLPPDFGSLEALQSLELRENLLKSLPESLSQLYKLERLDLGDNDIEVLPAHIGELPALQELWLDHNQLQHLPPEIGELKTLVCLDVSENRLEDLPEEIGGLEALTDLHLSQNVIEKLPDGLGELKKLTILKVDQNRLSTLNPNIGRCENLQELILTENFLLELPVSIGKLLNLNNLNVDRNSLQSLPTETGNLKQLGVLSLRDNKLQYLPIEVGQCTALHVLDVSGNRLQYLPYSLINLNLKAVWLSKNQAQPMLTFQTDVDEETGQEILTCFLLPQLEIHPDDSGRLGMLAGMRNAVQDGEIRELGSSDDEGWQEKEASRTHSVKFTDEPPETDKETPFVRQNTPHPKELKAKAHKLFSKGKNDSRSASTDEQDVSQTFGLDKTETDVSTKPNDLTVDLIEQESLKHESVENEQKEIVPGVTDNIDVQSSNEPEIVSNQYIVESNTDVRTEGSISELKDRNDKEDDESENEETQRHVEFSIAEGTDYDGSGDSNRPNRLHRRDTPHHLKNKRIHTAVDKEKVASIIAQALMKKNDEISTSTSAPAETTENFDAQSQDAISDAEPTIEVREEQYEIHIERTTGGLGLSIAGGIGSTPFKGDDEGIFISRVTEGGPADLAGLKVEDKVLSVNGVSVVNVGHYDAVEVLKACGRVLVLVVQREVTRIVPPFEQQISSRKNSVCSSLSTSRAPSATSHVSSIGFSHNLENGDALSHDAIKCKKIPEPISSTKVGNEPMVSVLVHTTLIRDQNGLGFSIAGGEGSPPFKDNSDAIYISRITDGGVAQKDGKLLVGDKVISINGVEMRGAKHEQAVALLTGLERFVRLVVEREIPFSQANAATVVTPSEKSPRVIGAPKPYTGLYNANSYIANKPGYTGYRRSIDADRTLSPSPTSKTPPPMKIETTELPKMNGVTESGNIKNVSSISPSPTNSQLHPQPAPRHSISQPTITPTTTTSSTPTSSTEPRSTSPQEDIQVPKPITNEEFQAMIPAHFLRPPTSSPSPDSHQGPIVTVTIKQPDNLPGDVNFPPAPTTLGKVTETITKSTLTETVVTRVTENQLVPPVIIEDVILVKEGSLGFSIIGGTDHSCTPFGAKEPGIFISHVVPGGIAAKSGKLRMGDRILKVNGTDVTKATHQEAVMELLRPGDQIVLTVQHDPLPENYQLVEIEYIPVTELVITKEPGEKLGMHIKGGLRGQKGNPLDHTDEGVFISKINSGGAAKRDGRLKVGMRLLEVNGTSLLGATHQEAVNILRCSGNTITLVVCKGYDKSEIEPVLPISDGRDSKESRTSKELKDATTEGTKSLSQSISSLDRDDEEAATLRQEQEMKAELVAWEQEERERALLEHREKSTPEKVLDVVRAAESLVSKSNSPVDMVVPPKSPGGTKDLKTTTIVMSKHTLAPQNTNLSPTTSPTPPLVKMSVSDKKKLFESAMEEHLKPSPKPEKVFSFLSQDEVEKMKQEEEKKIATLTRDELKSWAQLDENEGLEDLEETLEDQDNRRPNSRLSSRTSIPLLQNLPSSVRTAKAERRLKERLIQEGIISDEDEESHLSPAEQRALRAEKRAAWRQARLKSLEQDALQAQIVIKKMSEMMDTNKTSSMQDSTDIPITPVSESEKTTDFTTLRPSSADFPKLAVRSKVGPPKEIRESEKVVDEKVTRRTEEYVDEVTGERRVRTVEYVEKLIERQVETLREKIISLELSNAEDEIESITGTGASDAESESEEITVQPPTMTTLQERNETIISTNEGAAPKISANTVLVSKKKKRKRSKKGRH, from the exons ATATACCAGACATTCCTGAGAACATCAAGAATTTACGGGCACTTCAGGTGGCGGATTTCAGTAGTAATCCTATTCCAAg GCTTCCAGCAGGGTTTGtgcaattaagaaatttaactgTTTTGGGACTTAATGATATGTCTCTTACGAATCTACCGCCTGATTTCGGAAG CTTAGAGGCGTTACAATCATTGGAGTTAAGGGAAAATTTGCTCAAGTCCTTGCCAGAATCGCTATCCCAACTTTATAAATTGGAGCGGCTAGATCTTGGTGACAATGACATTGAAGTTTTA ccaGCACATATAGGAGAATTACCAGCATTACAAGAATTATGGCTGGATCATAATCAGTTACAACATTTACCACCAGAAATAGGAGAATTGAAAACGTTAGTGTGTCTGGATGTATCTGAAAATCGTTTGGAAGATCTTCCAGAAGAAATAGGAGGTCTAGAGGCTTTGACGGATCTTCATTTATCGCAAaatgttattgaaaaattacctGATGGGCTTGGAGAATTAAAGAAACTTACTATTCTTAAAGTCGATCAAAATAGGCTTTCTACTCTAAATCCAAATATAGGCAG GTgtgaaaatttacaagaattaattcttacggaaaattttctcttagAACTGCCTGTATCTATAGGAAAACTtcttaatctaaataatttgaatgtaGATAGGAATAGTTTGCAATCACTTCCTACGGAAACGG gaaatttaaaacaattgggTGTACTATCCTtaagagataataaattacaatatcttCCAATCGAAGTTGGACAATGTACTGCTCTCCATGTATTGGATGTGTCTGGCAATag attacAATACTTGCCATATTCCTTAATCAATTTGAACTTGAAGGCAGTATGGTTAAGTAAAAATCAAGCACAACCAATGCTTACTTTTCAGACAGATGTTGATGAAGAAACTGGACAAGAAATATTAACCTGTTTTCTTTTACCACAATTAGAAATTCATCCAGATG attcagGAAGACTTGGTATGCTTGCTGGAATGAGAAATGCTGTTCAAGATGGTGAAATACGTGAACTTGGTAGTAGTGATGATGAAGGATGGCAAGAAAAAGAAGCATCAAGAACGCATTCTGTCAAGTTTACAGATGAACCTCCAGAAACTGATAAGGAG ACACCTTTTGTACGACAAAATACACCTCATCCCAAAGAATTAAAAGCAAAagctcataaattatttagtaaaggaaaaaatgacaGTCGTTCAGCATCTACAGATGAgcaa gatGTTTCTCAAACATTTGGTTTGGACAAAACTGAAACTGATGTTTCAACAAAACCTAACGATTTGACAGTTGATTTGATAGAACAAGAATCATTAAAACATGAATCTGtagaaaatgaacaaaaagaaattgtaccTGGAGTAACTGATAATATAGATGTTCAATCTAGTAATGAACCAGAAATAGTTTCTAATCAATATATAGTAGAATCTAATact gacGTAAGAACTGAAGGTTCAATATCTGAGTTAAAGGATAGAAATGATAAGGAGGATGATGAATctgaaaatgaagaaacacAAAGACATGTAGAATTTTCTATAGCTGAAGGTACAGATTATGATGGTAGTGGTGATTCAAATAGACCAAATAGACTTCATCGTAGAGATACTCCACATCATTTGAAAAACAAGCGAATTCATACAGCAgtggataaagaaaaagtagCATCCATTATTGCACaa GCactcatgaaaaaaaatgatgaaatttccACATCCACATCAGCACCTGCAGAAACTACAGAAAATTTTGATGCTCAAAGTCAag ATGCGATTTCAGATGCTGAGCCGACAATAGAAGTACGAGAAGAACAATACGAAATTCACATCGAAAGAACAACAGGTGGTCTAGGCTTATCAATAGCTGGTGGTATTGGTTCAACCCCTTTTAAAGGCGATGATGAAGgcatttttatttccagaGTTACTGaag gtGGACCTGCAGATTTAGCAGGTTTAAAAGTGGAAGATAAAGTATTATCTGTTAATGGTGTATCAGTAGTAAATGTAGGTCATTATGATGCTGTAGAAGTTTTGAAAGCTTGTGGACGAGTTCTTGTATTAGTAGTTCAAAGAGAAGTTACAAGGATAGTGCCTCCATTTGAAcag cAGATATCATCGAGAAAAAACTCAGTGTGCTCTAGTTTAAGTACTAGTAGAGCTCCAAGTGCAACATCTCATGTTTCATCTATAGGTTTTTcacataatttagaaaatggtGATGCTTTATCTCATGATGCTAttaag tgtaAGAAAATTCCTGAACCTATATCTTCAACAAAAGTAGGCAATGAACCAATGGTATCAGTTCTTGTTCACACAACATTAATACGGGACCAAAATGGGCTTGGATTTAGTATTGCTGGTGGAGAAGGTTCTCCACCATTCAAAGACAATAGTGAT gcgatatatatttcaagaataacAGATGGCGGCGTAGCACAAAAAGATGGTAAATTATTAGTTGGAGACAAAGTAATATCT aTTAATGGAGTTGAGATGAGAGGAGCTAAGCATGAACAAGCAGTTGCTTTATTAACAGGTTTAGAAAGATTTGTTCGATTAGTAGTTGAACGCGAAATACCATTTTCGCAAGCAAATGCAGCTACGGTCGTAACACCTTCAGAAAAATCACCACGAGTGATCGGTGCACCTAAACCATATACAGGATTATATAATGCCAATAGTTATATAGCAAATAAACCGGGATATACTGGATACAGACGTTCTATAGATGCTGATAGAACATTATCTCCAAGCCCTACTTCGAAAACGCCTCCACctatgaaaattgaaactaCTGAATTACCGAAAATGAACGGTGTTACAGAAtcaggaaatattaaaaatgtttcttcgaTATCACCAAGTCCAACAAATAGCCAACTACATCCACAGCCTGCTCCTAGGCACAGCATTTCGCAACCAACAATTACACCTACAACTACTACGAGTTCAACGCCCACATCTTCTACAGAACCTAGGTCAACCTCACCCCAGGAAGATATACAGGTACCCAAGCCTATCACCAATGAAGAATTTCAGGCTATGATTCCTGCTCATTTCCTTCGTCCTCCTACTTCCTCACCATCGCCAGATTCCCATCAAGGCCCTATCGTGACAGTGACAATAAAACAGCCTGATAATCTACCTGGAGATGTTAATTTTCCTCCGGCTCCTACAACACTTGGTAAAGTTACTGAGACCATCACAAAGAGCACTCTCACCGAGACCGTCGTAACTAGGGTGACTGAAAATCAATTGGTACCACCAGTAATTATTGAG gaCGTGATTCTTGTAAAAGAGGGATCTCTAGGATTTAGTATTATTGGTGGTACGGATCATTCATGCACTCCATTTGGTGCAAAGGAACctggaatatttatatctcat GTCGTGCCTGGTGGTATAGCTGCAAAATCTGGTAAATTAAGAATGGGTGATAGAATACTAAAGGTAAATGGTACTGATGTAACAAAAGCTACTCATCAAGAGGCTGTGATGGAACTTTTGCGACCAGGAGATCAAATAGTGCTTACTGTCCAACACGATCCACTACCCGAAAATTATcag CTGGTCGAAATAGAGTACATCCCTGTGACA gaatTAGTTATTACAAAAGAACCAGGAGAGAAACTGGGCATGCATATTAAAGGTGGACTTCGAGGACAAAAAGGTAATCCACTTGATCATACAGATGAAGGGGTTTTTATATCCAAAATCAACTCAGGTGGTGCAGCTAAAAGAGATGGAAGActgaaa gttGGAATGAGACTATTAGAAGTTAATGGTACATCATTATTAGGCGCAACTCACCAAGAAGCAGTAAATATATTGCGATGTTCAGGAAATACGATTACTTTGGTGGTTTGTAAAGGATATGATAAGAGTGAAATTGAACCAGTATTACCAATATCCGATGGAAGAGATTCTAAGGAATCTAGAACATCCAAAGAATTAAAGGATGCTACAACAGAAGGTACTAAATCGTTATCACAAAGTATATCCAGTCTGGATCGCGATGATGAAGAAGCAGCAACTCTTAGACAAGAACAGGAAATGAAAGCTGAACTTGTCGCATGGGaacaagaagaaagagaacgtGCTTTGCTTGAGCATAGAGAAAAATCTACTCCTGAAAAa gTATTAGATGTAGTAAGAGCAGCTGAATCATTAGTAAGCAAATCAAATAGTCCGGTTGATATGGTCGTACCACCAAAGTCACCAGGTGGTACGAAAGATCTCAAAACAACCACTATTGTGATGAGCAAACATACTCTAGCACCTCAAAATACAAAT CTTTCTCCAACAACATCACCAACACCACCTCTAGTAAAGATGTCGGttagtgataaaaaaaaattgtttgaaagtGCCATGGAGGAACATTTAAAACCTTCCCCTAAACCAG aaaaagtATTCAGTTTTCTAAGTCAGGATGAAGTTGAGAAAATGAAACAAGAAGAAG AAAAGAAGATTGCTACTCTAACGCGGGATGAATTAAAGTCGTGGGCACAACTTGATGAAAATGAAGGTTTGGAAGATTTAGAAGAAACATTAGAAGATCAGGATAATCGGCGACCTAA TAGCCGACTGAGTTCGCGAACTTCGATCCCTCTTCTGCAAAATCTTCCAAGCAGTGTAAGGACAGCAAAAGCAGAACGCCGCTTGAAAGAAAGATTAATACAGgag GGTATAATTTCGGATGAAGATGAAGAAAGTCATTTAAGTCCTGCCGAACAGAGAGCGTTAAGAGCAGAAAAACGTGCGGCATGGAGACAAGCACGTTTGAAATCTCTGGAacaa GATGCTCTTCAAGCACagatagtaattaaaaaaatgagtgAAATGATGGACACGAATAAAACAAGTTCAATGCAGGATTCTACAGATATTCCTATTACTCCTGTTTCTGAATCGGAAAAGACAACTGAT TTCACTACGTTACGGCCGTCTAGTGCAGATTTTCCCAAACTTGCTGTACGTAGCAAAGTGGGTCCCCCTAAAGAGATACGCGAATCCGAGAAAGTAGTGGACGAGAAGGTCACTCGACGTACTGAGGAATATGTGGATGAGGTGACGGGTGAACGACGTGTGCGAACAGTCGAATACGTCGAGAAACTCATTGAACGACag gTTGAAACTCTACGAGAAAAGATAATATCATTGGAATTAAGTAATGCAGAAGATGAAATAGAAAGTATTACCGGTACAGGAGCAAGTGATGCTGAAAGCGAAAGCGAAGAAATTACTGTACAACCTCCTACTATGACTACTTtacaagaaagaaatgaaacaattatatcTACAAATGAAGGTGCCGCACCTAAAATAAGTGCAAATACTGTtcttgtttcaaaaaaaaagaaacgaaaacgtTCGAAGAAAGGTCGTCATTGa
- the LOC108003564 gene encoding protein lap4 isoform X12, which translates to MFRCIPIFKGCNRQVEYIDKRHCSLPCVPDDILRYSRSLEELLLDANHIRDLPKNFFRLQKLRKLGLSDNEIHRLPPDIQNFENLVELDVSRNDIPDIPENIKNLRALQVADFSSNPIPRLPAGFVQLRNLTVLGLNDMSLTNLPPDFGSLEALQSLELRENLLKSLPESLSQLYKLERLDLGDNDIEVLPAHIGELPALQELWLDHNQLQHLPPEIGELKTLVCLDVSENRLEDLPEEIGGLEALTDLHLSQNVIEKLPDGLGELKKLTILKVDQNRLSTLNPNIGRCENLQELILTENFLLELPVSIGKLLNLNNLNVDRNSLQSLPTETGNLKQLGVLSLRDNKLQYLPIEVGQCTALHVLDVSGNRLQYLPYSLINLNLKAVWLSKNQAQPMLTFQTDVDEETGQEILTCFLLPQLEIHPDDSGRLGMLAGMRNAVQDGEIRELGSSDDEGWQEKEASRTHSVKFTDEPPETDKETPFVRQNTPHPKELKAKAHKLFSKGKNDSRSASTDEQDVSQTFGLDKTETDVSTKPNDLTVDLIEQESLKHESVENEQKEIVPGVTDNIDVQSSNEPEIVSNQYIVESNTDVRTEGSISELKDRNDKEDDESENEETQRHVEFSIAEGTDYDGSGDSNRPNRLHRRDTPHHLKNKRIHTAVDKEKVASIIAQALMKKNDEISTSTSAPAETTENFDAQSQDAISDAEPTIEVREEQYEIHIERTTGGLGLSIAGGIGSTPFKGDDEGIFISRVTEGGPADLAGLKVEDKVLSVNGVSVVNVGHYDAVEVLKACGRVLVLVVQREVTRIVPPFEQISSRKNSVCSSLSTSRAPSATSHVSSIGFSHNLENGDALSHDAIKCKKIPEPISSTKVGNEPMVSVLVHTTLIRDQNGLGFSIAGGEGSPPFKDNSDAIYISRITDGGVAQKDGKLLVGDKVISINGVEMRGAKHEQAVALLTGLERFVRLVVEREIPFSQANAATVVTPSEKSPRVIGAPKPYTGLYNANSYIANKPGYTGYRRSIDADRTLSPSPTSKTPPPMKIETTELPKMNGVTESGNIKNVSSISPSPTNSQLHPQPAPRHSISQPTITPTTTTSSTPTSSTEPRSTSPQEDIQDVILVKEGSLGFSIIGGTDHSCTPFGAKEPGIFISHVVPGGIAAKSGKLRMGDRILKVNGTDVTKATHQEAVMELLRPGDQIVLTVQHDPLPENYQELVITKEPGEKLGMHIKGGLRGQKGNPLDHTDEGVFISKINSGGAAKRDGRLKVGMRLLEVNGTSLLGATHQEAVNILRCSGNTITLVVCKGYDKSEIEPVLPISDGRDSKESRTSKELKDATTEGTKSLSQSISSLDRDDEEAATLRQEQEMKAELVAWEQEERERALLEHREKSTPEKVLDVVRAAESLVSKSNSPVDMVVPPKSPGGTKDLKTTTIVMSKHTLAPQNTNSLRKERTGTSVDNPSPKSPISTLTPSMNFDHTTAVQSLPSPKKKSSIPKRSITFADLPPISKEPINYSISAKEDPSPLHDSKFTFDPQTISYKKVYQNPIQATHSRFKLPPTPLTAPKSIEDYGTSISFGKRQNARSVDGNSQVELSPTTSPTPPLVKMSVSDKKKLFESAMEEHLKPSPKPEKVFSFLSQDEVEKMKQEEEKKIATLTRDELKSWAQLDENEGLEDLEETLEDQDNRRPNSRLSSRTSIPLLQNLPSSVRTAKAERRLKERLIQEGIISDEDEESHLSPAEQRALRAEKRAAWRQARLKSLEQDALQAQIVIKKMSEMMDTNKTSSMQDSTDIPITPVSESEKTTDFTTLRPSSADFPKLAVRSKVGPPKEIRESEKVVDEKVTRRTEEYVDEVTGERRVRTVEYVEKLIERQVETLREKIISLELSNAEDEIESITGTGASDAESESEEITVQPPTMTTLQERNETIISTNEGAAPKISANTVLVSKKKKRKRSKKGRH; encoded by the exons ATATACCAGACATTCCTGAGAACATCAAGAATTTACGGGCACTTCAGGTGGCGGATTTCAGTAGTAATCCTATTCCAAg GCTTCCAGCAGGGTTTGtgcaattaagaaatttaactgTTTTGGGACTTAATGATATGTCTCTTACGAATCTACCGCCTGATTTCGGAAG CTTAGAGGCGTTACAATCATTGGAGTTAAGGGAAAATTTGCTCAAGTCCTTGCCAGAATCGCTATCCCAACTTTATAAATTGGAGCGGCTAGATCTTGGTGACAATGACATTGAAGTTTTA ccaGCACATATAGGAGAATTACCAGCATTACAAGAATTATGGCTGGATCATAATCAGTTACAACATTTACCACCAGAAATAGGAGAATTGAAAACGTTAGTGTGTCTGGATGTATCTGAAAATCGTTTGGAAGATCTTCCAGAAGAAATAGGAGGTCTAGAGGCTTTGACGGATCTTCATTTATCGCAAaatgttattgaaaaattacctGATGGGCTTGGAGAATTAAAGAAACTTACTATTCTTAAAGTCGATCAAAATAGGCTTTCTACTCTAAATCCAAATATAGGCAG GTgtgaaaatttacaagaattaattcttacggaaaattttctcttagAACTGCCTGTATCTATAGGAAAACTtcttaatctaaataatttgaatgtaGATAGGAATAGTTTGCAATCACTTCCTACGGAAACGG gaaatttaaaacaattgggTGTACTATCCTtaagagataataaattacaatatcttCCAATCGAAGTTGGACAATGTACTGCTCTCCATGTATTGGATGTGTCTGGCAATag attacAATACTTGCCATATTCCTTAATCAATTTGAACTTGAAGGCAGTATGGTTAAGTAAAAATCAAGCACAACCAATGCTTACTTTTCAGACAGATGTTGATGAAGAAACTGGACAAGAAATATTAACCTGTTTTCTTTTACCACAATTAGAAATTCATCCAGATG attcagGAAGACTTGGTATGCTTGCTGGAATGAGAAATGCTGTTCAAGATGGTGAAATACGTGAACTTGGTAGTAGTGATGATGAAGGATGGCAAGAAAAAGAAGCATCAAGAACGCATTCTGTCAAGTTTACAGATGAACCTCCAGAAACTGATAAGGAG ACACCTTTTGTACGACAAAATACACCTCATCCCAAAGAATTAAAAGCAAAagctcataaattatttagtaaaggaaaaaatgacaGTCGTTCAGCATCTACAGATGAgcaa gatGTTTCTCAAACATTTGGTTTGGACAAAACTGAAACTGATGTTTCAACAAAACCTAACGATTTGACAGTTGATTTGATAGAACAAGAATCATTAAAACATGAATCTGtagaaaatgaacaaaaagaaattgtaccTGGAGTAACTGATAATATAGATGTTCAATCTAGTAATGAACCAGAAATAGTTTCTAATCAATATATAGTAGAATCTAATact gacGTAAGAACTGAAGGTTCAATATCTGAGTTAAAGGATAGAAATGATAAGGAGGATGATGAATctgaaaatgaagaaacacAAAGACATGTAGAATTTTCTATAGCTGAAGGTACAGATTATGATGGTAGTGGTGATTCAAATAGACCAAATAGACTTCATCGTAGAGATACTCCACATCATTTGAAAAACAAGCGAATTCATACAGCAgtggataaagaaaaagtagCATCCATTATTGCACaa GCactcatgaaaaaaaatgatgaaatttccACATCCACATCAGCACCTGCAGAAACTACAGAAAATTTTGATGCTCAAAGTCAag ATGCGATTTCAGATGCTGAGCCGACAATAGAAGTACGAGAAGAACAATACGAAATTCACATCGAAAGAACAACAGGTGGTCTAGGCTTATCAATAGCTGGTGGTATTGGTTCAACCCCTTTTAAAGGCGATGATGAAGgcatttttatttccagaGTTACTGaag gtGGACCTGCAGATTTAGCAGGTTTAAAAGTGGAAGATAAAGTATTATCTGTTAATGGTGTATCAGTAGTAAATGTAGGTCATTATGATGCTGTAGAAGTTTTGAAAGCTTGTGGACGAGTTCTTGTATTAGTAGTTCAAAGAGAAGTTACAAGGATAGTGCCTCCATTTGAAcag ATATCATCGAGAAAAAACTCAGTGTGCTCTAGTTTAAGTACTAGTAGAGCTCCAAGTGCAACATCTCATGTTTCATCTATAGGTTTTTcacataatttagaaaatggtGATGCTTTATCTCATGATGCTAttaag tgtaAGAAAATTCCTGAACCTATATCTTCAACAAAAGTAGGCAATGAACCAATGGTATCAGTTCTTGTTCACACAACATTAATACGGGACCAAAATGGGCTTGGATTTAGTATTGCTGGTGGAGAAGGTTCTCCACCATTCAAAGACAATAGTGAT gcgatatatatttcaagaataacAGATGGCGGCGTAGCACAAAAAGATGGTAAATTATTAGTTGGAGACAAAGTAATATCT aTTAATGGAGTTGAGATGAGAGGAGCTAAGCATGAACAAGCAGTTGCTTTATTAACAGGTTTAGAAAGATTTGTTCGATTAGTAGTTGAACGCGAAATACCATTTTCGCAAGCAAATGCAGCTACGGTCGTAACACCTTCAGAAAAATCACCACGAGTGATCGGTGCACCTAAACCATATACAGGATTATATAATGCCAATAGTTATATAGCAAATAAACCGGGATATACTGGATACAGACGTTCTATAGATGCTGATAGAACATTATCTCCAAGCCCTACTTCGAAAACGCCTCCACctatgaaaattgaaactaCTGAATTACCGAAAATGAACGGTGTTACAGAAtcaggaaatattaaaaatgtttcttcgaTATCACCAAGTCCAACAAATAGCCAACTACATCCACAGCCTGCTCCTAGGCACAGCATTTCGCAACCAACAATTACACCTACAACTACTACGAGTTCAACGCCCACATCTTCTACAGAACCTAGGTCAACCTCACCCCAGGAAGATATACAG gaCGTGATTCTTGTAAAAGAGGGATCTCTAGGATTTAGTATTATTGGTGGTACGGATCATTCATGCACTCCATTTGGTGCAAAGGAACctggaatatttatatctcat GTCGTGCCTGGTGGTATAGCTGCAAAATCTGGTAAATTAAGAATGGGTGATAGAATACTAAAGGTAAATGGTACTGATGTAACAAAAGCTACTCATCAAGAGGCTGTGATGGAACTTTTGCGACCAGGAGATCAAATAGTGCTTACTGTCCAACACGATCCACTACCCGAAAATTATcag gaatTAGTTATTACAAAAGAACCAGGAGAGAAACTGGGCATGCATATTAAAGGTGGACTTCGAGGACAAAAAGGTAATCCACTTGATCATACAGATGAAGGGGTTTTTATATCCAAAATCAACTCAGGTGGTGCAGCTAAAAGAGATGGAAGActgaaa gttGGAATGAGACTATTAGAAGTTAATGGTACATCATTATTAGGCGCAACTCACCAAGAAGCAGTAAATATATTGCGATGTTCAGGAAATACGATTACTTTGGTGGTTTGTAAAGGATATGATAAGAGTGAAATTGAACCAGTATTACCAATATCCGATGGAAGAGATTCTAAGGAATCTAGAACATCCAAAGAATTAAAGGATGCTACAACAGAAGGTACTAAATCGTTATCACAAAGTATATCCAGTCTGGATCGCGATGATGAAGAAGCAGCAACTCTTAGACAAGAACAGGAAATGAAAGCTGAACTTGTCGCATGGGaacaagaagaaagagaacgtGCTTTGCTTGAGCATAGAGAAAAATCTACTCCTGAAAAa gTATTAGATGTAGTAAGAGCAGCTGAATCATTAGTAAGCAAATCAAATAGTCCGGTTGATATGGTCGTACCACCAAAGTCACCAGGTGGTACGAAAGATCTCAAAACAACCACTATTGTGATGAGCAAACATACTCTAGCACCTCAAAATACAAAT TCACTGAGGAAAGAGAGAACTGGAACATCAGTGGACAATCCATCGCCCAAGTCTCCGATCTCTACTTTAACTCCATCGATGAATTTCGATCACACTACTGCTGTCCAAAGCTTGCCCtctccaaagaaaaaaagttccaTACCAAAACGTAGTATTACATTTGCTGATCTTCCTCCCATTTCTAAAGAAccaattaattattccatttcgGCGAAAGAAGATCCATCACCTTTGCATGATAGTAAATTTACTTTCGATCCTCAAACTATTTCTTATAAGAAAGTCTATCAAAATCCTATCCAAGCTACTCATTCTCGTTTCAAACTTCCTCCTACACCTTTAACTGCTCCTAAATCTATAGAAGATTATGGTACTTCAATTTCTTTTGGTAAACGACAGAACGCACGCTCTGTTGATGGGAATAGTCAGGTTGAG CTTTCTCCAACAACATCACCAACACCACCTCTAGTAAAGATGTCGGttagtgataaaaaaaaattgtttgaaagtGCCATGGAGGAACATTTAAAACCTTCCCCTAAACCAG aaaaagtATTCAGTTTTCTAAGTCAGGATGAAGTTGAGAAAATGAAACAAGAAGAAG AAAAGAAGATTGCTACTCTAACGCGGGATGAATTAAAGTCGTGGGCACAACTTGATGAAAATGAAGGTTTGGAAGATTTAGAAGAAACATTAGAAGATCAGGATAATCGGCGACCTAA TAGCCGACTGAGTTCGCGAACTTCGATCCCTCTTCTGCAAAATCTTCCAAGCAGTGTAAGGACAGCAAAAGCAGAACGCCGCTTGAAAGAAAGATTAATACAGgag GGTATAATTTCGGATGAAGATGAAGAAAGTCATTTAAGTCCTGCCGAACAGAGAGCGTTAAGAGCAGAAAAACGTGCGGCATGGAGACAAGCACGTTTGAAATCTCTGGAacaa GATGCTCTTCAAGCACagatagtaattaaaaaaatgagtgAAATGATGGACACGAATAAAACAAGTTCAATGCAGGATTCTACAGATATTCCTATTACTCCTGTTTCTGAATCGGAAAAGACAACTGAT TTCACTACGTTACGGCCGTCTAGTGCAGATTTTCCCAAACTTGCTGTACGTAGCAAAGTGGGTCCCCCTAAAGAGATACGCGAATCCGAGAAAGTAGTGGACGAGAAGGTCACTCGACGTACTGAGGAATATGTGGATGAGGTGACGGGTGAACGACGTGTGCGAACAGTCGAATACGTCGAGAAACTCATTGAACGACag gTTGAAACTCTACGAGAAAAGATAATATCATTGGAATTAAGTAATGCAGAAGATGAAATAGAAAGTATTACCGGTACAGGAGCAAGTGATGCTGAAAGCGAAAGCGAAGAAATTACTGTACAACCTCCTACTATGACTACTTtacaagaaagaaatgaaacaattatatcTACAAATGAAGGTGCCGCACCTAAAATAAGTGCAAATACTGTtcttgtttcaaaaaaaaagaaacgaaaacgtTCGAAGAAAGGTCGTCATTGa